Part of the Micromonospora inyonensis genome, GCCTTGGCGCGCAGCTCGCGGGTGGCGAAGTTCAGCAGCTCGTTGCGGACGGCGATCTGCTCGGCGGACATGCATTCGGCGTCGCCGAGGGCGTCGGGTTCGACGATGACGACGGCGGGGCGGTCGCCGATGGCACCGGCGAACGCCGAGAACCACCTCTTGTACTCGGCGGGTGTCTTCTGGCCGCCACCGGAGAACCCGCTGCACGCATCCCGGCCCGGCAGGGTGTACGCGACGAGGACCGGCAGTTTCCCGGCCGCCGTGGCGGCGTCGACGTACTTGTCGACCGAGGCGCCGATGTCGGTGAACCACTCGCCGAACCACTTGGCGATCGGCCGGGTCGCGATCTCCGCGCTGATCCTCGCGGCACGGGGATCGTTCTTGTTGGCGCGGGCCCACTTCGCCGGCTCGGAGTTCGGGTCCACGAAGAACCCGGACGTCTTCGCCAGCGGCCCGGACGTCTTCGCCAGCGGCCGGGCCGACGCGGACGGCGGTGCGGGCTGCGACGACGGCCCGGCCGACGCGGACGGCGGTGCGGGCTGCGACGACGGCCCGGCCGACGCGAACGGCCGTGCGGGCTGCGACGACGGCCCGGCCGCGGCGGAACCGTGCGCTTCGACCTCGTAGCCCCGCGTCGAGTCGTCGGCGTTCGCGGTGACCGCCAGGACGATCCCGGCGGCGAGCATGGCGACCGCCGCACCGGTGACTTGCCAGCCTCGAACCTGCATCTTCGTCCCCCTCGGTGTCGAAATCCCGACGAACGTACCAATCGGGACACTGCACGAACAACACCGACAGGATGCCGCCGATGGCCACCAGACGCTGCCACGGGTCGGGCTTGACGTCGATCGGCCCCGCCGGGACCAACTCCAGCCGGGCCGCCGCCGGCCGGACCGGACGCAACACCCGAGACCCAGTCGCAGGCTGACATGGACGTACGTCGTTTCGTGGTCGTTCGGGTGCGGAACGTGGTCGGCATGGTGTGCCTGTTTCGCAGGCGGCAGTGGAGGACAGCGGGTCAGCCGGCCACGACCAACAAGGGAGAACGCAGTCACACCCAGGTATCAGGCCATGATCAAGAAGCGCCATGAAGGCGGGGGTGGCTCAATTGATCGCTTCCGGTGTTTCGTACCGGTGATAGACGGTAGTTATCCGCTGATAGCCAGGAGTGCTTTGACCTGCCAATCGGCTCCCTAGACCATGGCCCGATGACACACGGCGTCGTGGTGGGCGGATCTGGATACGAGGAACGGGTGCGGTCGGTCGTGGCCGCGCACTGCGGGGACCCTGCAGCCCTGCTACCGATCCTGCACACACTGATGGCCGAGTTTGGTCACGTGGACACTGCCGCGATCGGCGTCATGGCCGAGGGGCTCAACCTCTCCCGGGCCGAGATCCACGGCGTGATCAGCTTCTACCGAGATTTCCGGACCACCCCGGCCGGCCGCATCACCGTGCGGATCTGCCGGGGGGAAGCCTGCCAGTCGGTCGGTGCCGACCAGCTCGTCGAGCACGCCCGCACCAGCATCGGCGTTGACGTCGGCCAGACCACGGTGGACGGCTCGGTCACCCTCGACCAGGTGTTCTGCCTCGGCAACTGCGCGCTGGGCCCCTCGGCCCAGATCGGCAGCACCGTACATGGGAGGGTCGACAGGGACCGACTGGACGGCCTCGTCACCAGTGCACGGCGGCGGCCCGGCGGGCCGTCGGCCGCTCCGGCCGACGGCCTCGCCGCTCCGGCAGCGGGTGCGCCTGCGGCTGACCGGTCCGACCGCGACGGCGAGGAAGCACGATGAACGAGCCGGTCACGATCTACCTGCCGCAGGACACCGCGGCCCGCTCGGTGGGCGCCGACGCGGTGGCCCAGCAGTTGGCGGGCGCACCGGGACAGTGGCGGGTCGTGCGGACCGCATCGCGCGGGCTGCTGTGGCTGGAACCGTTGCTGGAGGTGGCGACTCCCGCCGGGCGGATCGGCTACGGGCCGGTGGAGCCGGGCGATGTCGACGGCCTGCTGGCCACGACCGGACTCACCGACGGGCCGACCGACCACCCGCTGTGCCTCGGTCCGGTTGAGCAGCTGCCGTGGCTGCGCGACCAGCGGCGGGTCACCTTCGCCAGGGTCGGCGTGGTCGACCCGCTGTCGGTGGGGGACTTTCAGGCCCACGGCGGGCTGGCCGGGCTGCGTAGGGCGCTGGAGCTCGCCCCGGCCGACGTCGTCGCCGAGGTCATCGACTCCGGCCTGCGTGGCCGCGGCGGGGCGGGATTCCCGACCGGCATCAAGTGGCGGACCGTGCTCGAGGCGCAGGACCCGGTGAAGTACATCTGCTGCAACGCCGACGAGGGCGACAGCGGGACCTTCGCCGACCGGATGCTGCTGGAGGGCGACCCGTTCAGCCTGATCGAGGGTATGACGATCGGCGCGCACGCGACCGGCGCGACCGAGGGGTACGTCTACATCCGTTCGGAGTATCCGGACGCGGTCGCCACCGTGACCTCAGCGATCGAGATCGCCTACGCCCACGGCTGGCTGGGTGAGCGGGTACTCGGCTCGTCGCTGCGGTTCGACCTGCATGTGCGGGTCGGTGCCGGTGCCTACATCTGTGGTGAGGAGACCTCCATGCTGGAGAGCCTGGAGGGCAAGCGCGGCATGGTCCGGACCAAACCGCCGATCCCGGCCCTGCAAGGGCTCTTCGGCCGTCCGACCGTGGTCAACAACGTGCTCTCGTTGGCCACCGTACCGGCGATCCTGGCCGGCGGCGCGGCGCCCTACGCCGCACGCGGTACCGGGCGCTCGCGCGGCACCAGCGTGTTCCAGCTCGGCGGCAACATCGCCCGTGGCGGGATCGTCGAGACCGACTTCGGCGTCACCCTGCGGGAGCTGGTCGAGGACTACGGCGCGGGCACCCGCAGCGGCCGACCGGTACGCGCGGTCCAGGTCGGTGGCCCGCTGGGCGCCTACCTGCCGGTCGAGCAGTTCGACCTGCCGATGGACTACGAGGCGTTCGCCGCGGCGGGCGCCATGCTCGGCCATGGCGGGATCGTCGTGTTCGACGACACCGTCGACATGGCCAGGATGGCCCGCTTCGCCTTCGAGTTCTGCGCAGAGGAGTCCTGCGGCAAGTGCACGCCCTGCCGGATCGGTGCCGTCCGTGGGGTTGAGGTGATCGACCGGATTCGGGCCGGCGAGCAGCGGAAGCGCAACCTGGTGCTGCTCGAGGACCTGTGCGAGCTGATGACCGACGGGTCGCTGTGCGCGATGGGCGGCCTGACGCCGATGCCGGTCCGCAGCGCGGTCCGGCACTTTGGCGCCGACTTCGACGTCCAATCCGCCGGCAGCGAGGCCCGCGCCGATGCCGCCCTCACGCGGCCCGAGGGGGAGTGCACCCGATGAGCCTGCTCAAGGAACCCGACCTCGGCACCCCTGCTGTCCCGGGTGAGGCGACCGTGGAACTCACCGTCGACGGTGTCGTGGTCGCTGTCGCACCGGGCACCTCGGTGCTGCGCGCCGCCGCCGAGGCCGGGATCGACATCCCCAAGTTGTGCGCCACCGACAGCCTGAAGGCCTTCGGTTCGTGCCGGCTGTGCGTGGTCGAGATCGACGGTGCACGCGGCACGCCGGCCTCGTGCACCACCCCGGTCGGGCCGGGCATGGTCGTACACACCCAGACCTCGAGGCTGGAACGCCTGCGCCGCGGCGTCATGGAGCTCTACATCTCCGACCACCCGCTGGACTGCCTGACCTGCTCGGCCAACGGCGACTGTGAGCTGCAGGACATGTCCGGCGTGGTCGGGCTGCGCGAGGTCCGCTACGGGTTCGACGGCGAGAATCACCTCGACGCGTCGACCGACCGCTCCAACCCCTACTTCGACTTCGACTCGTCCAAGTGCATCGTCTGCTCGCGCTGTGTGCGGGCCTGCGACGAGATCCAGGGCACCTTTGCGCTGACCATCGAGGGTCGCGGCTTCGACTCGAAGGTTTCCGCGGGCACCGCGGCCGACAACTTCCTCAGCTCCGATTGCGTCTCCTGCGGCGCCTGCGTGCAAGCCTGCCCGACGGCGACGCTGCAGGAGCGCTCGGTCGTCGAACTCGGCATGCCCACCCGTACCGTGATCACCACGTGCGCCTACTGCGGCGTTGGCTGCTCGTTCAAGGCGGAGCTGCGCGGCGACGAGCTGGTCCGCATGATCCCCTACAAGGACGGCGGCGCCAACGAGGGCCACTCGTGCGTCAAGGGCCGCTTCGCCTTCGGCTACGCCTCCCACCCCGACCGGGTGCTCACCCCGCGGCTACGCGAATCGATCACCGACGAGTGGCGGGAGGTCAGCTGGGAGGAGGCGATCTCGTTCACCGCTCGGCGGCTGCGCGAGATCCAGGCCGAGTACGGCCAGGGCGCGATCGGTGCGATCACCTCGTCGCGGTGCACCAACGAGGAGGTCTACGTCGTCCAGAAGATGGTGCGGGCGGCGTTCGGCAACAACAACGTCGACACCTGCGCGCGGGTGTGCCACTCGCCCACCGGCTACGGCCTGAGCCAGGCATTCGGCACCTCGGCAGGCACGCAGGACTTCGCCTCGGTCGCCGATGCCGACGTCGTGCTGCTGATCGGGGCGAACCCCACCGACGCGCACCCGGTCTTCGCCTCCCGGCTCAAGCAGCAGCTACGCCGGGGAGCCCAGTTGATCGTGGTGGACCCACGACGTATCGACCTCGTCCGCTCTCCGCACGTCCAGGCGCGCCACCACCTGCAGCTGGCCCCCGGCACCAACGTCGCGGTTGTCAACGCGATGGCACATGTGGTGGTCACCGAGGGCCTGGTAAACGACGAGTTCGTCGCGCAGCGCTGCGAGGACTTCGACGAGTGGGCAACGTTCATCGCCCGCCCGGAGAACAGCCCCGAGGCTGCGCAGGAGATCACCGGCGTGCCAGCAGCCGAGCTACGTGAGGCGGCCCGGCTGTACGCGACCGCGGGCAACGCCGCCATCTACTACGGCCTTGGCGTCACCGAGCACAGCCAGGGTTCCACGATGGTCATGGGTATGGCCAACCTCGCGATGGCGACCGGCAACATCGGCCGTCCCGGGGTGGGGGTCAACCCGTTGCGCGGGCAGAACAACGTGCAGGGCTCGTGCGACATGGGCTCCTTCCCGCACGAGCTGCCCGGCTATCGGCACGTCGCCGACGACGATGTGCGGTCGGTCTATGAGCACCTGTGGGGAGTACCGCTGCTCGACGAGCCGGGCCTGCGCATCCCGAACATGTTCGACTCGGCGCTGGACGGGTCGTTCCGGGCCCTGTACGTACAAGGCGAGGACATCGCCCAGTCCGATCCGAACACCACGCACGTACACGCCGCCCTGAAGGCGCTCGACTTGCTGGTCGTACAGGACCTGTTCGTCAACGAGACGGCCACGTTCGCCCACGTCCTGCTGCCCGGCACGTCCTTCCTGGAGAAGGACGGCACGTTCACCAACGCCGAGCGGCGGATCAACCGGGTCCGCCCGGTGCAGCCGGCCCGCACCGGGAAGCAGGAATGGCAGATCGTCTGCGAGATCGCACAGGCGATGGGCTACCCCATGCACTACGAGTCGGCGGCCCAGGTCATGGATGAGATCGCCTTGACCACCCCGACCTTCGCCGGCGTCTCGTTCGAGATGCTGGACCGGGTCGGCAGCGTGCAGTGGCCATGCAACGCTGCGGCTCCGAGCGGGACGCCGATCATGCACGTCGACGGCTTCGTGCGCGGTAAGGGACGCTTCAACAGAACCGACTACGTGCCCACCCAGGAGCGCAGCACGCGGCGTTTCCCGCTGATCCTGACCACGGGCCGAATCCTGAGCCAGTACAACGTGGGCGCCCAGACCCGGCGCACCGGCAATGTCGCCTGGCATCCGGAGGACGTTCTGGAAATCCACCCGCACGACGCGGAGGTGCGCGGCATCCACGACGGGGACACGGTGACCCTCGCCAGCCGGGTCGGGCAGACCACGATGCGTGCCCAGCTGTCGGACCGGATGCCGGTCGGGGTCTGCTACACGACCTTCCACCACCCGGAGTCCGGGGCGAATGTGGTCACCACCGAGCATTCCGACTGGGCAACCAACTGCCCGGAGTACAAGGTGACCGCGGTGCAGGTGACACCAGCGAGCGCGACGGCGACGGCCGCCGCAGCCGAGCGCCCTGCGCTCCCGGTCGCGATCGTGAAGGACGAGCGTTAACGATCCCCACGAATGAATCCGGGGGATTTTCCTCCGGGGCCAGGCCCTGGATTCCCAGCTCGGACCGCACCTGATCCACCGTCCCGGAAGGAGGCGATCAGATGTCTTACGTCGTCGGCACTGGCACGGTCGCGTTCGGCCGTGGCGAGGATCGTCCTCGCGGCGTTTCGGTCGCGGCATGCGGTATAGCCGCATGCCGCGCACTCGAAGGTACGGATACCCAGTCCGAGGCGAAGATTGGCTCTCTCGCCGCACTCGGAGCAGGTCATCGTGGTGTAGGCGGGCGGTACCAGCACCACCTTGCGGCCCGCCCGCGTACCACGCTCGATCAGTTCTTTCTTACATGCGCCGATCGCCGCGTCGGCCGCTTTGCGGGCCATCGTGGTGCGGGCGAGGAATGTCGGCTTGAAGTCCTCGACCGCGATCAGCGCGTGGTGGTCAGTGACGTTCTTGGCCCAGACGCGGGCGTCGTGGGTGTTCTGTCGGGCGGCCTTTGTCGCGATCCGGGCGGCCTGCCGCTTCGCGGTCTGGTAGCCCTTCGACGGGGCGTGTCCCTTGGGACGACGGCGGCGGGCCATCGTGCGCTGGGCCTTGGCCATCTCGGCGGCGCACCGGCGGCGATGGCCGAGGTGCGGCAGGTCGAACGCCGGGTCGGTCGTGGCGGCGGTGGTCTTGACGCCCCAGTCGACGCCGATACCCGGCGAGTCCGACTCGGGTGCGGTGGTGATCTCACGGCGGACCACGAACGAGGCGTACCAGTGGCCGAGGGTGTCTTGGTAGACGCGCACGCTGGTCGGCTCGGACGGCAGTTCCCGCGACCAGACGACCGCAACGGTCACCGTGCCCGGCAGGCACAGCCGGCCGTCTTTGATCCGGAAGCCGCGGGTGGTGTACTCCAGGGTCGGCAGCGAGTCCTTGAGCCGCTTGACCTTCGGTCGGCCCCGGCCCTTGACCGTGAACGAGTGGGCCAGGGCGGCACCATAGGTGCGCAGTGTCTGCTGCTGTGCGACCTGCGATCCCTCGCGCAGCCAGGCATGACGGCTGCGGGCCTCGGTCAGCAGTTTCGACAGCCTCCCGAACGTCGGCTTACGGCCGGTCTTCTGCTGGTGCACAGCTTCGTTCCACAACCACCGGCACCGGCCCCACTCGTCGAGCAGTGCGGCCTGCGCGATACGGCCGGGCCGCAGGCGACAGGTGTAACGCACTGTCTCGTCCACCCCGAACACTATACACCACAAAGCTATATAGTCTCGGCGTGGACGAGGTCAGGTCGAACAACAACGTCGTGTACCGCTGCCACTACCACGTCGTCTGGTGCCCGAAGTACCGGCGCAAGGTCATCGACGGCACGGTGGACGAGCGGCTCAAAGAGATCATCCGCGAGGTTTGCGCCGAGCGGAACGCACCGATCGAGGCGATCGAGACGATGCCCGACCACGTGCACCTGCTCGTGGTCGTGGACCCGCAGTACGGCATCCACCGCCTGGTCAAGCAGATCAAGGGTCGATCCTCCCGTCTGCTGCGCCAGGAGTTCCCGCACCTCAAGTCCCGGATGCCGACCCTGTGGACCAACTCGTACTTCGTCGCCACGACCGGCGGCGCCACTTCGGAGGTGGTCAAGAGGTATGTCGAGAACCAGCGCAACGTGTGACCAGACGCCCATCCGCCTTGGCAGCGAATGGGCTATCCCTGACCTGCTCCGCAAGGGTTCCGTTTCCTCCCCACGGCCAAAGCCGGGGGTTTCCACGGAAGACATCCGATGAGCGCCATCACGACCCCGCCGCACGTGCGGATGGCCAACGACATCTCCCGGCAGTTTCAACACCGTCCGCAAGAGGAGGCGGTGGCGGCGGTGGCCGACCACATCCGGAGGTTCTGGGCACCGGGGTTGCGCGCAGCCCTCCTCGTGTACATCGAACAGGGCGGAGACCGGCTCGACCCGCTCGCCGTGGCGGCGGCGGCCCGGCTGCCGGAGAGGGCGTGAGCTTCTTGCGGCCGGACGTTCGTCGCGAAGGGCCGCGCCGCCGAACCGGCCACTGCCGCCGCGATGGACAGGCCACGACGGATGCGAGCTTCGGCCGGAAAAGGGTGGACGGGGAGAGGGCGGACTGGGGTGAGGCACGGGCGCTGGCCCCGTCGGTGGCCGAGCCGCTGGCGCCCAACCGGCCCCACCCGGCAGCAGCGGTCGGCACGACGCTGGCCCGGCCGCTGCTCGCCCTGATCGACCTGCCGTCTTTCGACCGATCGGCGATGGACGGCTACGCCGTGCGGGGCGCACCGCGGTGGACGATCCGTGGTCGGGTCGATGCGGGCCAGGCTGCCGGGTCGGTGCTGCGGCCCAGCGAGGCCCGTGGGGCGGCCACCGGTGCGTCGGTTCCGGAGGGGACCGACAGGATGCTGCCCAACGGGCAGGCCCTTCGTCACGAACGGTCGGTGACCGCGGCGGCCATGGCGCCGCTCGGTCGGCACGTGCGCCGGGCGGGCGAGGAGCGTCGGCGGGGGGAGCAGCTGGCCCCCGTCGGCACGCGGGTCACGTCCCAGTTGGCCGCGCTGGCCGCCGCAGTCGGCAACGACCTGCTCGAGGTGCACC contains:
- a CDS encoding formate dehydrogenase beta subunit, which codes for MNEPVTIYLPQDTAARSVGADAVAQQLAGAPGQWRVVRTASRGLLWLEPLLEVATPAGRIGYGPVEPGDVDGLLATTGLTDGPTDHPLCLGPVEQLPWLRDQRRVTFARVGVVDPLSVGDFQAHGGLAGLRRALELAPADVVAEVIDSGLRGRGGAGFPTGIKWRTVLEAQDPVKYICCNADEGDSGTFADRMLLEGDPFSLIEGMTIGAHATGATEGYVYIRSEYPDAVATVTSAIEIAYAHGWLGERVLGSSLRFDLHVRVGAGAYICGEETSMLESLEGKRGMVRTKPPIPALQGLFGRPTVVNNVLSLATVPAILAGGAAPYAARGTGRSRGTSVFQLGGNIARGGIVETDFGVTLRELVEDYGAGTRSGRPVRAVQVGGPLGAYLPVEQFDLPMDYEAFAAAGAMLGHGGIVVFDDTVDMARMARFAFEFCAEESCGKCTPCRIGAVRGVEVIDRIRAGEQRKRNLVLLEDLCELMTDGSLCAMGGLTPMPVRSAVRHFGADFDVQSAGSEARADAALTRPEGECTR
- the tnpA gene encoding IS200/IS605 family transposase, coding for MDEVRSNNNVVYRCHYHVVWCPKYRRKVIDGTVDERLKEIIREVCAERNAPIEAIETMPDHVHLLVVVDPQYGIHRLVKQIKGRSSRLLRQEFPHLKSRMPTLWTNSYFVATTGGATSEVVKRYVENQRNV
- a CDS encoding RNA-guided endonuclease InsQ/TnpB family protein; translation: MDETVRYTCRLRPGRIAQAALLDEWGRCRWLWNEAVHQQKTGRKPTFGRLSKLLTEARSRHAWLREGSQVAQQQTLRTYGAALAHSFTVKGRGRPKVKRLKDSLPTLEYTTRGFRIKDGRLCLPGTVTVAVVWSRELPSEPTSVRVYQDTLGHWYASFVVRREITTAPESDSPGIGVDWGVKTTAATTDPAFDLPHLGHRRRCAAEMAKAQRTMARRRRPKGHAPSKGYQTAKRQAARIATKAARQNTHDARVWAKNVTDHHALIAVEDFKPTFLARTTMARKAADAAIGACKKELIERGTRAGRKVVLVPPAYTTMTCSECGERANLRLGLGIRTFECAACGYTACRDRNAARTILATAERDRASADDVRHLIASFRDGGSGAVRAGNPGPGPGGKSPGFIRGDR
- the fdhF gene encoding formate dehydrogenase subunit alpha → MSLLKEPDLGTPAVPGEATVELTVDGVVVAVAPGTSVLRAAAEAGIDIPKLCATDSLKAFGSCRLCVVEIDGARGTPASCTTPVGPGMVVHTQTSRLERLRRGVMELYISDHPLDCLTCSANGDCELQDMSGVVGLREVRYGFDGENHLDASTDRSNPYFDFDSSKCIVCSRCVRACDEIQGTFALTIEGRGFDSKVSAGTAADNFLSSDCVSCGACVQACPTATLQERSVVELGMPTRTVITTCAYCGVGCSFKAELRGDELVRMIPYKDGGANEGHSCVKGRFAFGYASHPDRVLTPRLRESITDEWREVSWEEAISFTARRLREIQAEYGQGAIGAITSSRCTNEEVYVVQKMVRAAFGNNNVDTCARVCHSPTGYGLSQAFGTSAGTQDFASVADADVVLLIGANPTDAHPVFASRLKQQLRRGAQLIVVDPRRIDLVRSPHVQARHHLQLAPGTNVAVVNAMAHVVVTEGLVNDEFVAQRCEDFDEWATFIARPENSPEAAQEITGVPAAELREAARLYATAGNAAIYYGLGVTEHSQGSTMVMGMANLAMATGNIGRPGVGVNPLRGQNNVQGSCDMGSFPHELPGYRHVADDDVRSVYEHLWGVPLLDEPGLRIPNMFDSALDGSFRALYVQGEDIAQSDPNTTHVHAALKALDLLVVQDLFVNETATFAHVLLPGTSFLEKDGTFTNAERRINRVRPVQPARTGKQEWQIVCEIAQAMGYPMHYESAAQVMDEIALTTPTFAGVSFEMLDRVGSVQWPCNAAAPSGTPIMHVDGFVRGKGRFNRTDYVPTQERSTRRFPLILTTGRILSQYNVGAQTRRTGNVAWHPEDVLEIHPHDAEVRGIHDGDTVTLASRVGQTTMRAQLSDRMPVGVCYTTFHHPESGANVVTTEHSDWATNCPEYKVTAVQVTPASATATAAAAERPALPVAIVKDER
- a CDS encoding NAD(P)H-dependent oxidoreductase subunit E; translated protein: MTHGVVVGGSGYEERVRSVVAAHCGDPAALLPILHTLMAEFGHVDTAAIGVMAEGLNLSRAEIHGVISFYRDFRTTPAGRITVRICRGEACQSVGADQLVEHARTSIGVDVGQTTVDGSVTLDQVFCLGNCALGPSAQIGSTVHGRVDRDRLDGLVTSARRRPGGPSAAPADGLAAPAAGAPAADRSDRDGEEAR
- a CDS encoding glycoside hydrolase family 6 protein, whose protein sequence is MQVRGWQVTGAAVAMLAAGIVLAVTANADDSTRGYEVEAHGSAAAGPSSQPARPFASAGPSSQPAPPSASAGPSSQPAPPSASARPLAKTSGPLAKTSGFFVDPNSEPAKWARANKNDPRAARISAEIATRPIAKWFGEWFTDIGASVDKYVDAATAAGKLPVLVAYTLPGRDACSGFSGGGQKTPAEYKRWFSAFAGAIGDRPAVVIVEPDALGDAECMSAEQIAVRNELLNFATRELRAKAPQAWAYLDAGNVGWGEPAEMAARLHDAGVRNVRGFALNVSNFYPTAKTVEHAEKINAQLKSKGHHTAGFVIDTSRNGNGHAGSWCNPPKRKLGSAPQPGTTGEDYRLWVKTPGISDGPCGTAPGVPSGTYSPELAVKLIDGS
- a CDS encoding formate dehydrogenase subunit delta, translating into MSAITTPPHVRMANDISRQFQHRPQEEAVAAVADHIRRFWAPGLRAALLVYIEQGGDRLDPLAVAAAARLPERA